A window of Castanea sativa cultivar Marrone di Chiusa Pesio chromosome 1, ASM4071231v1 contains these coding sequences:
- the LOC142630513 gene encoding scopoletin glucosyltransferase-like codes for MGGVGGEIFVVTGAGQGHLHPCMELCTHLSSRNFHTTLVIPSISGTTTTQIPSSFSQNPLTSFVYITSGPPMRPGSDPTRQQSALELQAHVSTNRSHSQPPILCAIVDFQIGWTKEVFQKFNIPVVSFFTFGACAAAMELGAWKAQAGQFNPGEEARFIPGLPEEMAITPSDLKRKPVGPAPRGGPPGGGGGRGGGGGPPKPGDRPPWVPEVEGAIALMFNTCDDLERPFIDYMTAQMEMPAWAVGPLLPEQYWKSSSSNSIIRDRQIRQQQRQSNYTEEEVIQWLDSKPRGSVLYVAFGSEVGPSMEEYPQIAAALEHTTNQPFIWVIQPGSGVTKPFGGGGGGDGEKQEGYYPHGLDSKVGERGLIIRGWAPQLLILSHPSTGGFLSHCGWNSTAEAIGRGVPFLAWPIRGDQHYNAKLVVSHLKVGYKVAHDLSEMVKEEDIVRGIERLMGDQEMHGRAARLRAKFENGFPATSEAALDAFGDFIRQKAP; via the coding sequence ATGGGAGGTGTCGGTGGTGAGATATTTGTTGTTACAGGTGCTGGGCAAGGTCACCTTCACCCTTGCATGGAGCTTTGCACCCACCTTTCCTCCCGTAATTTCCACACTACCCTCGTCATTCCTTCCATCTCCGGCACCACCACCACTCAGATTCCCTCTTCCTTCTCTCAAAACCCACTCACTTCCTTCGTCTACATCACCTCCGGTCCTCCCATGCGCCCCGGATCCGATCCGACCCGCCAGCAATCCGCCCTCGAACTCCAAGCCCACGTCTCCACCAACCGCTCTCACTCCCAACCTCCCATCCTCTGCGCCATCGTCGACTTCCAGATCGGGTGGACAAAAGAGGTCTTCCAAAAATTCAACATCCCCGTCGTCAGCTTCTTCACCTTCGGCGCGTGCGCCGCCGCCATGGAGTTGGGCGCGTGGAAAGCCCAGGCCGGTCAGTTCAACCCGGGCGAGGAGGCCCGATTCATTCCCGGGTTACCCGAAGAAATGGCCATTACGCCCTCCGATCTTAAACGAAAACCTGTAGGTCCAGCTCCACGTGGCGGCCCACCTGGAGGCGGAGGCGGTAGAGGTGGAGGAGGTGGTCCGCCTAAACCGGGTGATCGGCCACCGTGGGTTCCAGAAGTTGAAGGCGCGATCGCGTTGATGTTCAACACGTGTGACGATCTGGAGCGTCCGTTCATCGACTACATGACAGCTCAGATGGAGATGCCAGCGTGGGCCGTGGGCCCACTCCTGCCCGAACAGTACTGGAAATCATCATCGTCCAATTCGATCATCCGCGACCGTCAGATCAGACAGCAGCAACGCCAATCGAATTACACTGAGGAGGAGGTGATCCAATGGTTAGACTCGAAGCCACGTGGCTCGGTACTATACGTGGCATTCGGCAGTGAAGTGGGTCCCAGCATGGAAGAGTACCCACAAATAGCAGCCGCGTTAGAGCACACAACAAACCAGCCTTTTATCTGGGTCATACAACCCGGGTCGGGTGTAACCAAACCCTTTGGCGGCGgcggtggtggtgatggtgaaAAGCAAGAAGGGTACTATCCACATGGGttggatagcaaagtgggggagaGGGGTTTGATAATAAGGGGATGGGCACCACAACTGTTGATACTGAGTCACCCATCGACCGGTGGATTTTTGTCACACTGTGGTTGGAACTCGACTGCTGAGGCTATAGGGCGTGGGGTCCCATTTTTGGCATGGCCCATTAGGGGTGATCAGCACTACAATGCCAAGTTGGTGGTGAGCCATCTCAAAGTTGGGTATAAAGTGGCTCATGATCTTTCAGAAATGGTTAAAGAGGAGGACATTGTGAGAGGAATCGAGAGGCTAATGGGGGATCAAGAGATGCATGGAAGGGCTGCTAGGCTTCGTGCTAAGTTTGAGAATGGGTTTCCTGCTACTTCCGAGGCTGCTTTGGATGCATTTGGGGATTTTATTCGCCAAAAAGCACCTTAA